DNA sequence from the Bacillus pumilus genome:
TATGCCGATTGGGCATAGACAGGTTTATAGATGTTTGTTAACAAGCTCAGCAAGTGCTTCTTTTGGTTTGAAACCAACAGAAGTTTCTACCACTTCACCGTCTTTTAAAACAAGAAGTGTTGGGATACTCATCACGCCGTATTTACCAGCAGTTTCTTGGTTATCGTCTACATCAATTTTTACAATTTTCATTTTATCGCCCATTTCTTGATCAAGTTCTTCAAGAACTGGAGCAATCATTTTACAAGGTCCGCACCATGGTGCCCAAAAGTCCGCAATAACAACACCTTCTGCAGTTTCTTGTGAAAATGTTGCGTCAGTAGCTTTTACGATTGCCATTATTCATTCCTCCAATGTAAATTATGCTTTTTAGTATAGCATCTACCAATGTGACTTGCGAATGAAATGCTTACGAATCATTTTTTATGAAATGAATTAAAAAACAAACCGTACAATCGCACCAATGACAACAATTGCACCGATAATCATGAGAATCGTTCTAAGCATATAAATAACTCCCTTTCCGCTTCGTTTACAATGTATGATGCCCCAACATCCTGCTCATCAAACATCTAAATATGCGATCAAGCGAGATCAATCGTAACCATCACCACAGACATTGGCGGCAGCTCTATGCTCAACTCACCGGGTTTTACAGCAAATTGCTGAAACTCTGCTGGCTGGACAGCATGAGGATCATCAAATGTGTTGTGCGCATTCATGCGGTTTGCTGTCAGCACGCGGCCCGTGACTTTCGTTTCTGCATCCACACCTTCAATGGCAAGGGATACTTCGTTTTGTTCATGCGGATTCAGGTGACAGAAGCTAATATGCATCTTATCTGACGAACGCGAAGCTGACACACTAACCTGAGGTATTTTTTCTCCACTGCGTTCATAAAACGTTGACACGAACTCCACTTCAAGTGCTTCTTCCTCTTTATGCACTTGAAACATGTGAAACACATGATACGTAGGCGTCAGAAGCATCTTTTCGTCTTCCGTTAACACCATTGCTTGCAGAACATTGACCGTCTGGGCAATATTCGCCATATGAATCCGCTGGCAATGACGATGAAAGATATGAAAATGAAGGGCACAAACAAGTGCGTCTCTTAGTGTGTTTTGCTGATACAAAAACCCTGGATTTGTTCCTGGTTCTGGGTCATACCATGTCCCCCATTCATCAATGATCATCCCGATTCGCTTGTCTGGGTCATAACGATCCATGATCTCTCCATGATCCACGACAAGCCGTTCCATCTCATAGGCTTTTTTCAACGTAATAAACCATTCATCTTCATCAAATTCAGTCGCTGACCCTTTCTTCTCCCACGTACCAGGTACAGTGTAGTAATGCAAACTGAGTCCATCTATCCAAGGTGCGGCGCGCTCCATTAATACTTTTGTCCAATTCACATCATTTGAATTGGCTCCGCACGCAATTTTGTATATGGATTGACCTGCAAACTCTCTCACATACGTTTGATATCGTTTATATAAATCGGCATAGTATTCAGGCGTCATATTCCCGCCACAGCCCCAGCTTTCGTTTCCTACACCAACATAGGTCAAATCCCAAGGTTCTTGTTTTCCATTTTGAATGCGCCAATCAGACATAGGTGTTCCCTTTGGAAAGGTGATGTACTCGACCCAGTCTGCTAATTCTTGAACAGTCCCACTTCCCACATTTCCGCAAATATAAGGCTCACATTCAAGCAGCTCACACAATTTCATAAACTCATGTGTACCAAATGCATTGGATTCAACCGTACCACCCCAATGAGTGTTCACCATCGGCTTTCGTTCGCTGAGATCACCTACACCATTTGCCCAATGATACTCGTCTGCAAAGCAGCCGCCCGGCCACCTAAGCACCGGAATATGTAATGCTTGAAGGGCTTTTAGCACATCCGTACGAATCCCCTCAATATGATCGATCTCTGAATCTTTTCCGACCCAAATCCCATCATAAATCCCTCTTCCTAAATGCTCTTGAAAATGTCCATAGATGTGTTTAGAAATACGTCCGATCACGTCATTCACTTTTACTGTCCCCTTCACTTGTCAACCGCTCCTTTGTGTATTGATTACATACAAAAAAACCCAGAATACCTAGGCATTCTGAGTGTATGAGCGTTACGAGTGGATATTCATCTTTTTTAACTCTTCATTCAAAAGCGGTACCACTTCAAACAAGTCACCGACGATTCCGTAATCGGCAATTTTGAAGATCTCAGCTTCTGGGTCTTTGTTAATCGCCACAATGACTTTACTGTTAGACATCCCGGCTAAATGCTGAATCGCTCCTGATATCCCGCACGCAATATAGAGATCAGGTGTGACGACCTTGCCTGTTTGCCCAATTTGCAGGGCATAATCACAGTAGTCTGCGTCACAGGCACCACGCGAGGCACCGACTGCTGCGCCCAGCGTCTCAGCGAGTTCATTCAGCGGTTCAAACCCTTCCTTACTCTTGACCCCGCGTCCCCCGGCGACGATAACTTTTGCTTCAGATAAATCTACACCTTCTGACGTTTTTTTAATGACTTCCTTCACGATCGTTCGCAGGTTCTGAATATCGACAGAAACCGGTGTAATGTCTCCGCTGCGTGAGGCATCCCGCTCAAGAGGTGCCACGTTGTTCGGGCGTATGGTGGCCAAAAGCAGACGATCTGTTGAAATCACTTTTTCGAAGGCTTTTCCAGAGTAAATCGGTCTTGTGAAAACAAGATGTTCTCCGGTAACGCTTACATCAATCGCATCTGAAATTAAACCAGTCTGCAAGCGTGCAGCTATTTTCGGCGACAAGTCTTTTCCGATAGACGTATGGCCAAAGAGGACGGCATCTGGGTCAACCTGATCTAATATGGCTTGAAGTGCCTGCGCAAAACCATCTGACGTATAATATGAAAGGTGCGGATGCTCCACAATCATGACATGATCCGCTCCATAGTATAGCAGTTCATTCGCTTGGTCTTTGACGTCATCCCCTATTAACACGCCAATGACTTCACCGCCATCTGCCACTTGATGAGCGGCAGCAATCGCTTCAAATGTCACATTTCTTAATTTACCGTCACGACTTTCTCCAAGTACAACAACTTTTTTACTCATCTTTCAAGTTCCCCCTTGTTCTCGTGATATCGAAAAGTGGATGTTTAGATGACCTTTGCTTCATTTCTTAATAAATCTGTCAGTTCTTTGACTTGATCCTGAAGCTCACCGCTCAGCACCTTGCCACCCTCTTTTTTCTCCGGTAAGAAACGTTCAATTGTTTTGATTTTATATGGCACATCGTCTTCATCCAGATCTAAATCATCCAGTTCCAATTCTTCTAAAGGCTTTTTCTTTGCCTTCATAATGCCTGGTAATGATGGATAGCGAGGCTCATTGAGACCTTGCTGCGCAGTGACAACAAGCGGGAGCTCAGCAGAAATGACTTCCACATCACCTTCTGCATCTCGTTCAATCGAAGCAGAGCCGCCGTCAATTTGAATACTTGTAATCGTTGTGACATATGAAAACCCAAGTAATTCAGCAAGACGCGGGGCAACCTGTCCAGAGCCACCGTCAATCGCCACATTCCCTGCTAAAATCAAGGAAGCCTCTTTGTCTTTTAAATAATGGTAAAGAATCGTAGAAGCTGAATATTGATCCCACTCTTCTAAGTCGTCTTCCACATTTAATAAAACGGCTTGATCGCAGCCCATAGCAAGCGCTGTTCTCAGTTGCTTTTCCGCATCCTCACTGCCAACTGTCACAACGGTCACTTCTCCCACGTGCTCGTCGCGAAGCTGGATGGCTTCTTCTATGGCGTACTCGTCATAAGGATTAATAATGAACTCTGCTCCATCTTCTTGAATTGCACCAGACTGAATGGAAATCTTCTCTTCCGTGTCAAACGTACGCTTCATCAAAACAAATATATTCATCCATTTCTCCCCCTTGTTTCGTTTGAATCCTTTATTCCCCTTTAAAATTCGGTTTGCGCTTTTCGATAAAGGCTTGGATGCCTTCTTTGGCGTCATTCGATTGGAAAATCTCACCGAACTTTTTGGCTTCTAGCTTCATACCGCCATCATATGAATACAATTTTGTCGCATTCAATAAATCCAGCACATACTCGAGTGATTTTGGGCTTTTCGTTGCAAATTTTGACGCAAGTGTTTTGGCTGCTTCGAGCGCCTCTTCCTCTGTTTCTGCCAACTTTGAAACAAGTCCGCAGGCAAATGCTTCTTCACCTGTAATCGGTTCAGCTGTACCCATCATTTCCAGCGCTTTAGCAGAACCAACATAGCGCGGCAGGCGCTGCGTACCGCCGAATCCTGGAATGATGCCTAGGTTTAGTTCCGGCAGTCCAAGCTTCGCATCTTTTGTGGCGATTCGGATATCACAAGACATGGCAAGCTCAAGGCCCCCGCCTAATGCCGCTCCGTGAATTGAAGCAATGACCGGTTTTGGACATTGTTCAATCCGTTCAAAGACCTGTTGCCCTCTGTCTGCAAGGCTTGAATAGTCAGATTCTTCCTGTAACGTCGTAAATTCCTTAATATCAGCACCTGCTGAGAAAAATCTTCCTTCCCCGTGGATCACAATGGCTCTTACTTCTTCATTTTGTTCGAGCTGGTCAAACATGTCATTAAGCTCGGTGAGTAGCTGAGAAGATAAGGCGTTTGCTGGTGGATGCTGAATCGTGATAAGTGCTGTCTGTCCTTCATGATGTAAGGTGAGTATCTTTTCCATGTCAATCATCCTTTTTCAAAATGTCTTTAAGATTGATGTATTCCGTTTAAGAGTAGATCACGTACGTTTTCTGCGAGTGCAGGAAGATCATATTTTTGATCATTCATGACCCATGTTGTAGCGGTTTCATCAATGGTCCCAAATACCATTTGTCTCGCTAAGCGGACATCTAGATTTTGTCTGAATTCTCCTGTTTTCTTTCCTTCTGCTAATATCGACTCGAGCATATTTAAATACCCTTTCAGCACCTCATTGATTTTTTGCCGCAGCTCAAGGTTTGACTGCCTGAGTTCAAGCTGTGTCACAAGAGCCAAATGATGATTTTGCGCAAGCATACGAAAATGCTCCTCAATAAGCAGTAGAAGCTTTTCTTTCGCCGACGGTTTCTTTTGAATATCTGTTTCCATTCGTTCGATGAATTGTCCCATTTTTTCTTTGAACAATGAGATCAAAATATCCTCTTTATTTTTGAAATAAAGATAAATGGTTCCGTCTGCTACCCCTGCTTGTTTCGCAATTTTTGAAACTTGTGATTGGTGATAGCCGTTCTCTGCAATCACCACAACTGCT
Encoded proteins:
- the trxA gene encoding thioredoxin; protein product: MAIVKATDATFSQETAEGVVIADFWAPWCGPCKMIAPVLEELDQEMGDKMKIVKIDVDDNQETAGKYGVMSIPTLLVLKDGEVVETSVGFKPKEALAELVNKHL
- a CDS encoding alpha-N-arabinofuranosidase, encoding MKGTVKVNDVIGRISKHIYGHFQEHLGRGIYDGIWVGKDSEIDHIEGIRTDVLKALQALHIPVLRWPGGCFADEYHWANGVGDLSERKPMVNTHWGGTVESNAFGTHEFMKLCELLECEPYICGNVGSGTVQELADWVEYITFPKGTPMSDWRIQNGKQEPWDLTYVGVGNESWGCGGNMTPEYYADLYKRYQTYVREFAGQSIYKIACGANSNDVNWTKVLMERAAPWIDGLSLHYYTVPGTWEKKGSATEFDEDEWFITLKKAYEMERLVVDHGEIMDRYDPDKRIGMIIDEWGTWYDPEPGTNPGFLYQQNTLRDALVCALHFHIFHRHCQRIHMANIAQTVNVLQAMVLTEDEKMLLTPTYHVFHMFQVHKEEEALEVEFVSTFYERSGEKIPQVSVSASRSSDKMHISFCHLNPHEQNEVSLAIEGVDAETKVTGRVLTANRMNAHNTFDDPHAVQPAEFQQFAVKPGELSIELPPMSVVMVTIDLA
- a CDS encoding electron transfer flavoprotein subunit alpha/FixB family protein, with amino-acid sequence MSKKVVVLGESRDGKLRNVTFEAIAAAHQVADGGEVIGVLIGDDVKDQANELLYYGADHVMIVEHPHLSYYTSDGFAQALQAILDQVDPDAVLFGHTSIGKDLSPKIAARLQTGLISDAIDVSVTGEHLVFTRPIYSGKAFEKVISTDRLLLATIRPNNVAPLERDASRSGDITPVSVDIQNLRTIVKEVIKKTSEGVDLSEAKVIVAGGRGVKSKEGFEPLNELAETLGAAVGASRGACDADYCDYALQIGQTGKVVTPDLYIACGISGAIQHLAGMSNSKVIVAINKDPEAEIFKIADYGIVGDLFEVVPLLNEELKKMNIHS
- a CDS encoding electron transfer flavoprotein subunit beta/FixA family protein; this encodes MNIFVLMKRTFDTEEKISIQSGAIQEDGAEFIINPYDEYAIEEAIQLRDEHVGEVTVVTVGSEDAEKQLRTALAMGCDQAVLLNVEDDLEEWDQYSASTILYHYLKDKEASLILAGNVAIDGGSGQVAPRLAELLGFSYVTTITSIQIDGGSASIERDAEGDVEVISAELPLVVTAQQGLNEPRYPSLPGIMKAKKKPLEELELDDLDLDEDDVPYKIKTIERFLPEKKEGGKVLSGELQDQVKELTDLLRNEAKVI
- a CDS encoding enoyl-CoA hydratase; protein product: MEKILTLHHEGQTALITIQHPPANALSSQLLTELNDMFDQLEQNEEVRAIVIHGEGRFFSAGADIKEFTTLQEESDYSSLADRGQQVFERIEQCPKPVIASIHGAALGGGLELAMSCDIRIATKDAKLGLPELNLGIIPGFGGTQRLPRYVGSAKALEMMGTAEPITGEEAFACGLVSKLAETEEEALEAAKTLASKFATKSPKSLEYVLDLLNATKLYSYDGGMKLEAKKFGEIFQSNDAKEGIQAFIEKRKPNFKGE
- a CDS encoding TetR/AcrR family transcriptional regulator translates to MKQKRPKYMQIIDAAVVVIAENGYHQSQVSKIAKQAGVADGTIYLYFKNKEDILISLFKEKMGQFIERMETDIQKKPSAKEKLLLLIEEHFRMLAQNHHLALVTQLELRQSNLELRQKINEVLKGYLNMLESILAEGKKTGEFRQNLDVRLARQMVFGTIDETATTWVMNDQKYDLPALAENVRDLLLNGIHQS